A DNA window from Rhineura floridana isolate rRhiFlo1 chromosome 11, rRhiFlo1.hap2, whole genome shotgun sequence contains the following coding sequences:
- the ELOB gene encoding elongin-B translates to MDVFLMIRRHKTTIFTDAKESSTVYELKRIVEGILKRPPEEQRLYKDDQLLDDSKTLGDCGFTSQTARPQAPATVGLAFRASEDAFETLRIDPFSSPPELPDVMKPQDSSSSANEQAVQ, encoded by the exons ATG GATGTCTTTCTAATGATCCGACGTCACAAGACAACCATCTTCACAGACGCCAAGGAGTCCAGTACAGTGTATGAGCTGAAAAGAATTGTTGAGGGGATTCTTAAGAGACCCCCAGAAGAACAAAGACTATACAAG gacgACCAGCTGCTGGATGACAGCAAAACACTCGGAGACTGTGGCTTCACCAGCCAGACAGCGCGACCTCAGGCCCCAGCAACAGTTGGCTTGGCCTTCAGAGCCAGTG AAGATGCCTTTGAGACCCTCCGCATTGATCCCTTCTCCAGCCCCCCAGAGCTCCCAGACGTGATGAAGCCTCAGGACTCCAGCAGCAGCGCTAATGAGCAAGCGGTGCAGTGA